TAACAGCAATGGCAGCAGGCCTGGCAGGCTGTGGCGGCGGTTCATCCACAGCGACTACGGCAGCTCCGGCTGCAGACGCCGCGAAGACAGAAGCGGCTGCTGAGGGTGCGAAAGAGGAGGCAAAAGAGGAAGCGAAGCAGGGCGGCGGCAATCTGGTTGTCTACTCACCAAACTCCGAAGGATTACTGAATGCGACTATCCCGCTGTTTGAGGAGAAGTACGGCGTGGAAGTAGAGCTGATCCAGGCTGGCACCGGCGAGCTGGTAAAGAGGATCCAGTCCGAGAAAAATGATCCTTACGGAGATGTGCTGTTCGGTGGTTCCTGGTCCCTGATGGCAGACAACGAAGACCTCTGGGAGCCGTATGTATCTGTAAACGATGTGAACGTAGTAGATGCATACAAGAATAAATGCGGATTTATCACCAGCAACGTTTTGGACGGCAGCGTCCTGATCGTCAACACAGATTTGATCGGCGATATCAAGGTAGAAGGCTATGAGGACCTCCTGAATCCGGAATTAAAGGGCAAGATCGCTACCGCAGACCCGGCAAACTCCTCCTCCGCATTCGCACATCTGACCAATATGCTTTTAGCTATGGGCGGCTATGAGGATGACGCGGCATGGGAGTATGTGAAGAACCTGTTTGCCAACATTGACGGCAAGATCATCGAGAGTTCCAGCGGCGTATACAAAGGCGTAGCAGACGGCGAGTATATCGTGGGCTTATCCTACGAGGATCCCTGTGCACAGCTGATCAAAGACGGCGCTCCGATCAAGATCGTTTACCCGAAGGAAGGGACCGTTTATCTTCCGGCATCTGCAACCATCATTAAGGGCGCAAAGAATATGGACAATGCAAAGCTGTTCATGGACTTTATCTTAAGCGAAGAAGTACAGAACATCTGGGGCAGCACCCTGACCAACCGTCCGGTTATGAAGGATGCCCAGACCAGCGAATTCATGACACCATTGTCCGAGATCTACGTGATCGAGGAGGATATCCCGTATGTAAGTTCCCATAAGCAGGAGCTGGTTGACAAATATACCGAGATTTTCACCGATTTGCAGAGCAAATAAGATTTTTTAAAAACGGCAGGCTGTGGAGGATAAGATGAGTAAGATTTCAGTAAAACATGTTTTAAAAAAATATGGTGAGACAACGGTTATCCCTGATCTGAGCGTGGAGATTGAGGAGGGTGAGCTTTTCACCCTCCTGGGACCGTCGGGCTGCGGAAAAACCACACTGCTGCGGATGATTGCCGGGTTCAACTCGATTGAGGGCGGGGATATTTATTTTAACGAGACCCGCATCAACGACATGGACCCGAGCAAGAGGAATATCGGCATGGTTTTCCAGAACTATGCGATCTTCCCCAACTTATCCGTGCGCGGCAACGTGGCATTTGGCTTAAAGAACCGAAAGGTAGATAAACAGAAGATCCAGCAGGAGACCGATAAATACTTGAACCTGATGCAGATCATGCAGTATGCGGACCGTATGCCGGAGCAGCTTTCCGGCGGTCAGCAGCAGCGTATCGCACTGGCCCGCGCCCTGGTCATCACACCGGATGTGCTTTTGATGGATGAGCCGCTGTCCAACTTGGACGCCAAGCTCCGTCTTGAGATGCGGACGGTGATCCGCCACACCCAGAAGAGCGTTGGGATCACCACCGTGTATGTAACCCATGACCAGGAAGAGGCCATGGCGATCAGTGACAAGATCGCGGTCATGAAGGACGGCGTCATCCAGCACATCGGAAAGCCCAAGGATATTTATCAGAGGCCGAAGAATGTGTTTGTCGCCACCTTTATCGGAAGGACCAACATTGTGCCGGCCCGGATCGCCGGAGGCCGGCTGGTGTTTTCAGACGGCTACACAGAGGACATTGAGATCCTGAAAAATGCAGAGGACCAGGATGTGCTCTGTTCCATCCGCCCCGAGGAATATGTGATCTGTAAGGATGGAGGAGAGGGCGTCCACGGAACGGTCAAAGAGTCTACCTACCTTGGGCTTAACACCCACTACTACATTGAGACGGCTGACGGGCAGACCGTGGAGATCGTGGAGGAATCTTCTCTGGAGGACGATTTAAAAGAAGGGCAGCAGGTAGTGCTCCGGGTAAAGAAGAATAAGATCAACGTGTTCAACCAGGCGGGAGACATCAATCTGGTAAGGAGCGAGGCCTATGAAAAACAATAACAAATTCCGGCTGGATGTATGGGGAATGATTACCCTCGCGATCATCTTTCTGTATGTGCTTTTTATGATCTATCCCATGGGATATCTGATCCGCCAGTCTGTGCTTGACGCCAAGACCGGTGAGTTCACCATGGCGAATTTTTCAAAGTTCTTTTCAAAGAGCTATTATTTTGACACACTGTTTAACAGCTTTAAAATATCCATAGCGGCGACTGTCCTGTCTCTTGCGATCGGGACTCCCCTTGCCTATATTTTTACAGCGTACAAGATCAAGGGAAAAGGGCTTTTGAGCATCCTGATCGTGGTGGCGTCCATGTCGGCTCCGTTCATCGGAGCGTATTCCTGGATCCTGCTGCTGGGAAGAAGCGGTGTCATCACTACCTTCTTAAAAAATATCGGCATCACGATCCCCGATATCTACGGATTCGGCGGAATCGTGCTGGTCATGACGCTGCAGTTGTTCCCGCTGGTATTTTTATATGCCAGAGGCGCGCTGAAAAACATCGACAATTCCCTGATCGAGGCGTCCGAAAACCTGGGCTGCTCCGGCGTCCGGTGCTTTATCAAGGTAGTCGTGCCGCTCATCATGCCGACCCTTCTGGCAGCGGCTCTGCTGGTATTCATGAGAGCCTTTGCAGATTTCGGTACCCCGATGCTGATCGGTGAGGGCTTCCGTACCTTCCCGGTTGTACTGTATTCAGAATTCATCAATGAGGTGGGAGGAAACGACGGATTTGCAGCCGCGATCGCAGTCATCGCGATTGTCATTACGACTGTGGTATTCCTGGCGCAGAAATATGTTTCCAACCGGAAAGCATTTTCCTTAAACGCCCTTCATCCCATGGAGGAAAAGACCGCAAAGACCGGCTCAGGCATCCTGATGCACCTGTTTTCCTATCTTGTGATCGGGATCGCAGTCCTGCCCCAGTGCTACGTGATCTACACCTCCTTCAAGAATACCCAGGGCAAGATCTTCGTCGACGGTTATTCTTTAGAGAGCTATGTGACCGCCTTTGGGAAACTGGGCAGAAGCATCCAGAACACCATCATCATCCCGATGTTAGCCCTGGTTGTGATCATCCTGCTGGCCGTCCTGATCGCATACCTGGTAGTACGCAGGAGAAATGCATTTACCAATGTAGTGGATATCCTTTCCATGATCCCCTACATCGTACCGGGAACCGTACTTGGTATCGCCCTGCTGATCGGCTTTAACAAGCCGCCGATCCTGATCAGCGGCACCATGCTGATCATGGTGGTCGCCCTGGTGATCCGGCGTCTGCCCTACACGATCCGTTCCTCCGTGGCGATCCTGCAGCAGATCCCGATGAGCATTGAAGAAGCTGCGATCTCCCTTGGTGCATCCAAGATGAAGTCCTTTTTCCGCATCACCGTACCCATGATGACAGCCGGCATCGTATCCGGCGCGATCTTAAGCTGGGTAACGATGATCAGCGAGCTGTCCACAGCGATCATCCTTTACACCGGCAAGACCAAGACCCTGACCGTAGCCATCTACACCGAGGTCATCCGCGGCAACTACGGCACCGCCGCAGCCCTGTCCACGATCATGACCGTACTGACGGTAGCATCACTTTTGTTATTCAATGCAGTGAATGGCGGGAAAGACTTGAGCCTGTAAGTACCTGTATTAGACATTGTTTATACAAATCATGACATCCTCCGTGGTGTATGTGCATGGCTTCAAAGCTGCACGGATGGACAGATGGCGTAACCTGTAACCATGCGCGGGTGATTGTAAAGAGGGGATCATTCCCCTCCGCCATATTTGAGGTGCCTTATGCACCGCTATGCGTTCCACTAAAAAAACCTGCCACTGGCAGGTTTTTTTACACTGAGGAGAGATCGTTCACTGTAAGAATCTATCAGCCTGCGTCCTCTTGCCAATTTCCTCAGCCTAAATCTATAATGCATAAAACGGATTTATCTGATCAGGAATATTTTACTTCATAATTGACATATCTGTTATTCAGAGATATAATTTTAATATAATTCGGCAAAAAAAGAAAAATGCCGAAAAACATTTAAAATATAATTTGGAACAATGGGAATGCTTCCATCGAGGTGATATAAATGGATTATGAATTTAGACTTCCAGAAGATCAGATGATAGTTTCAGTTGATGAACTAAAAGCGGCAGGTTTTTCCCACTATAAAATCAATAAACTGGTTGAAAATGGTACGCTGCTAAAACTGAATAAGAAATATTATGAAAATACAGGCTATCGGGGGGAAGAATCGGATTTTTACTATGTTCCGGCATATGCTTCAAACGGTGTAGTCTGCCTGATGAGCGCAGCGTCTTACTATAATCTGACAACTTACAGGCCGGATTCTATAGATGTGGCTATTCAGAGAAAAGCCAAGATTTCTACGATGCCAGATTGGCCGGCGCTGTCTGTGTATTATTATGCAGATGACCGCTTTGAAATTGGAGTTGAAACGGTAAGGGAAGGCAGGAATCAATTCAAAATATATGATGTTGAAAAAACGGTTGTTGACATCGTTTATTTCCGTGAAAAGGTAGGCATTGAGGAAACAAAAGAAATACTTGTTAATTATCTCAGACGGAAAGATAGAAATCTCAACAGATTGCTGAGATATGCAGAACTTCTTAAGTGTGGAGATGTGATGAAAACATATCTGGAGGTACTTGTATGATAAGCGCAAGATCCGTAAAGGCCAGATTGAAAAATCAAGCTAAAGAAGATGGAAGAACGATGCAGGACGAATTATTGACTTATGGATTGGAGCGAGCAATCTATAGGTTGTCAATTTCAGAATATGCGGAGCGATTTACCTTAAAAGGAGGTATTTTTTTGTATGCATTGTTTGATGGGAATTTTGCGAGAGCAACAATGGATATAGACCTTCTTGCTCATCATATCCCGAATGATGCCAAAGAAATGAAGAAAGCATTCTATCATATTTTTTCCATAGAATGTGATGACGCATTACGATTTGATCTGGACTCGTTAGAAGTAATTAACATTACTGAATTTAAAGAATATCACGGTGTAAATGTTTCGATTATGGGATACTTAGACCGCACGAAAGTGCCGGTATCTATCGATATTGGATTTGGAGACGTGATTTATCCGGAGCGTATGCGAATGAGTTTTCCAGTGTTGCTGGATATGGAGGCTCCAAAAGTATATGTCTATTCAATTTATTCTGTAATTGCAGAAAAGTTTGAAGCCTTTGTATCTCTTGGTCTTGCAAATGGAAGATATAAGGATTTTTATGATATTTTTGTATTGTCAGCAAATTATAATCTGGATGGCAGTGAGTTAAAAAATGCAATTCTAGAAACATTTGCACATAGAAACACAAGTTTTGATGATATCGTTGTTTTTGAATCTGATTTTACAGAGGATCCTGTAAGACAGAGAAGATGGAAGGCGTTCGTCAAGAAAAAGAAAGCAATGATAAAAGTTGGATTTGCAGAAGCAATAGAACAATCTAAAAAGCTTTTGATGCCGATTGTAGAGGCAATAGAACAGAATAGAGAGTTTCATTGTCAGTGGAATAAAGATAGAAAAGATTGGATTTAAGTACATAGAGTCCCCTCGGACCGAAAACTCCAATGCATAAAACCAGCAAATTAAGGCAAAATAATGCTTGTACTTTCATCAATTCTGTGCTAAACTAACTGTGTTTGACTATTAGGAGGTGCATTTTGATGCTGAAGACGATTTTATCCGTGATTTTCGTTCTTATATGTGTGGCTTTGACCGTGATCGTACTGCTTCAGGAAGGAAAATCCGCAGGGCTTGGTTCCATCAGTGGTATGGCAGATACCTATTGGGGCAGGAACAAGGGCCGTTCCATGGAGGGCAACCTGGAGAAGTTTACAACATTTGCAGCGATTGCTTTTATGGTACTGGCAATCTTGATCAACGTACTGTAAGGAAAGATAAGGCACTCTTGGGAACAAGGGTGCTTTTATTTTTGCACAGGAATAAAGGAGTAATATGACAGAGGAATTATTAAAACAGAGAAAAGAAACCATGCAGAAGCTGATCCAGGATCCAACCTATGTCCCCATGAAGCTCAAGGAGCTGGCGATGCTTCTTGGCGTCCCCAGGGAACAGCGGGACGAGTTAAAAGAGGTGATGGACGCCCTGGTTGCAGAGGGAAAGGTGGGGATTTCCAAACGCGGCAAATACGGAAAACCGGAGGCCTTTGCCCTGGTGGGAACTTATACGGGCAATGCCAGAGGCTTTGGCTTCGTGACCATCGAGGGACAGGATCAGGATATCTATATTCCGTCCGACAAAAATGGCGGTGCCATGCACGGAGACCAGGTACAGCTCGTGGTGGAGCCGGCACGCTCAGGACGCAGGCCAGAGGGGACCATCGTGCGGGTGCTGGAGCATGCGAACCGGACGGTTGTAGGGTATTATCAGAAAAATAAAGGCTTTGGTTTTGTGATACCGGACAATCAAAAGATCGCTACTGATATCTTTATCCCCCAGGGCAAGGATATGGGGGCTGTGACCGGACACAAGGTGGTGGTGACCATGATAGAGTACGGCGGTGAGAGAAAGAAGCCGGAGGGCATTATCACGGAGATCATCGGCCATGTGAATGACCCGGGGACAGATATTCTGTCCATTGTGAAGGCATATAATATTCCGGAGGAG
This portion of the Clostridium sp. AN503 genome encodes:
- a CDS encoding ABC transporter ATP-binding protein; protein product: MSKISVKHVLKKYGETTVIPDLSVEIEEGELFTLLGPSGCGKTTLLRMIAGFNSIEGGDIYFNETRINDMDPSKRNIGMVFQNYAIFPNLSVRGNVAFGLKNRKVDKQKIQQETDKYLNLMQIMQYADRMPEQLSGGQQQRIALARALVITPDVLLMDEPLSNLDAKLRLEMRTVIRHTQKSVGITTVYVTHDQEEAMAISDKIAVMKDGVIQHIGKPKDIYQRPKNVFVATFIGRTNIVPARIAGGRLVFSDGYTEDIEILKNAEDQDVLCSIRPEEYVICKDGGEGVHGTVKESTYLGLNTHYYIETADGQTVEIVEESSLEDDLKEGQQVVLRVKKNKINVFNQAGDINLVRSEAYEKQ
- a CDS encoding ABC transporter substrate-binding protein, coding for MKKKGLALLLVTAMAAGLAGCGGGSSTATTAAPAADAAKTEAAAEGAKEEAKEEAKQGGGNLVVYSPNSEGLLNATIPLFEEKYGVEVELIQAGTGELVKRIQSEKNDPYGDVLFGGSWSLMADNEDLWEPYVSVNDVNVVDAYKNKCGFITSNVLDGSVLIVNTDLIGDIKVEGYEDLLNPELKGKIATADPANSSSAFAHLTNMLLAMGGYEDDAAWEYVKNLFANIDGKIIESSSGVYKGVADGEYIVGLSYEDPCAQLIKDGAPIKIVYPKEGTVYLPASATIIKGAKNMDNAKLFMDFILSEEVQNIWGSTLTNRPVMKDAQTSEFMTPLSEIYVIEEDIPYVSSHKQELVDKYTEIFTDLQSK
- a CDS encoding iron ABC transporter permease, producing the protein MKNNNKFRLDVWGMITLAIIFLYVLFMIYPMGYLIRQSVLDAKTGEFTMANFSKFFSKSYYFDTLFNSFKISIAATVLSLAIGTPLAYIFTAYKIKGKGLLSILIVVASMSAPFIGAYSWILLLGRSGVITTFLKNIGITIPDIYGFGGIVLVMTLQLFPLVFLYARGALKNIDNSLIEASENLGCSGVRCFIKVVVPLIMPTLLAAALLVFMRAFADFGTPMLIGEGFRTFPVVLYSEFINEVGGNDGFAAAIAVIAIVITTVVFLAQKYVSNRKAFSLNALHPMEEKTAKTGSGILMHLFSYLVIGIAVLPQCYVIYTSFKNTQGKIFVDGYSLESYVTAFGKLGRSIQNTIIIPMLALVVIILLAVLIAYLVVRRRNAFTNVVDILSMIPYIVPGTVLGIALLIGFNKPPILISGTMLIMVVALVIRRLPYTIRSSVAILQQIPMSIEEAAISLGASKMKSFFRITVPMMTAGIVSGAILSWVTMISELSTAIILYTGKTKTLTVAIYTEVIRGNYGTAAALSTIMTVLTVASLLLFNAVNGGKDLSL
- the secG gene encoding preprotein translocase subunit SecG, with amino-acid sequence MLKTILSVIFVLICVALTVIVLLQEGKSAGLGSISGMADTYWGRNKGRSMEGNLEKFTTFAAIAFMVLAILINVL
- a CDS encoding nucleotidyl transferase AbiEii/AbiGii toxin family protein, yielding MISARSVKARLKNQAKEDGRTMQDELLTYGLERAIYRLSISEYAERFTLKGGIFLYALFDGNFARATMDIDLLAHHIPNDAKEMKKAFYHIFSIECDDALRFDLDSLEVINITEFKEYHGVNVSIMGYLDRTKVPVSIDIGFGDVIYPERMRMSFPVLLDMEAPKVYVYSIYSVIAEKFEAFVSLGLANGRYKDFYDIFVLSANYNLDGSELKNAILETFAHRNTSFDDIVVFESDFTEDPVRQRRWKAFVKKKKAMIKVGFAEAIEQSKKLLMPIVEAIEQNREFHCQWNKDRKDWI